Proteins found in one Balearica regulorum gibbericeps isolate bBalReg1 chromosome 17, bBalReg1.pri, whole genome shotgun sequence genomic segment:
- the NOC4L gene encoding nucleolar complex protein 4 homolog, which translates to MARAAALASCLEAVLGSRGNANRVFEILELLAGQEEEEDILCAVRTCSRLFGALLERRELFVGQLPAEEASLADNYSAEDKYKMWMRHRYNDCVDCLAELMGHDAFQVKELSLCTLMKFVELEAHHPLIKVEWKGSLTFPRELLKVVVDGLLPLNEDASLLISRFQEYMEYDDIRYFVIKAVTESIGQVMQKTKERPLPFYQQNVFSLISPINMPNKESDMVKFMVKQDNWEELKVSKLQAHKQAFEKMWLSFLKHKLPTGLYKKVLVILHDSILPYMNEPTLMIDFLTVAYGIGGAISLLALNGLFILIHQHNLEYPDFYKKLYSLLDPSIYHVKYRARFFHLADLFLSSSHLPAYLVAAFIKRLSRLALTAPPEALLMVIPFICNLFRRHPACKVLVHRPNGPEGMSEDPYIMEEEEPSESRALESSLWEIQSLQNHYHPDVAKAAAVLNQSLSEMEDDISGLLELSAYELFDKEVKKKAVDVPLEFEQVRGLFGKKNDVFAEHFTLD; encoded by the exons ATGGCGCGGGCTGCCGCGCTTGCCTCCTGCCTGGAAGCCGTGCTGGGGAGCCGCGGCAATGCCAACCGCGTCTTCGAgatcctggagctgctggcg ggccaggaggaagaggaggacatCCTCTGCGCCGTCAGGACCTGCAGCCGGCTCTTCGGGGCGCTGCTGGAGCGGAGGGAGCTGTTCGTGGGCCAGCTGCCCGCCGAAGAGGCCTCTCTCGCCG ATAACTACAGCGCTGAGGACAAATACAAGATGTGGATGAGGCACCGCTACAACGACTGCGTGGATTGCTTGGCGGAGCTGATGGGCCACGATGCCTTCCAGGTCAAG gaatTGTCCCTCTGCACTCTCATGAAGTTTGTTGAGTTGGAGGCACACCATCCATTGATCAAAGTAGAGTGGAAGGGGAGTTTAACTTTTCCTCGTGAACTTCTTAAG GTAGTTGTTGATGGCTTACTTCCCTTAAATGAGGACGCTTCACTCTTGATCTCTCGCTTTCAAGAGTACATGGAGTATGATGACATTCGGTACTTTGTCATAAAGGCAGTCACTGAGAGTATTGGACAAGTCATGCAGAAGACAAAAGAG aggCCACTACCATTTTACCAGCAGAACGTATTTTCCCTCATTTCACCCATTAACATGCCGAACAAAGAGAGTGACATGGTCAAATTTATGGTGAAGCAAG ATAACTGGGAGGAATTGAAAGTGTCGAAGCTGCAG GCACACAAGCAGGCGTTTGAAAAAATGTGGCTCAGTTTTTTGAAGCACAAG CTACCCACTGGCCTTTACAAAAAAGTTCTTGTCATTCTGCATGACTCCATCCTGCCTTACATGAATGAGCCCACTCTCATGATAGACTTCCTGACAGTGGCCTATGGCATAG GAGGAGCAATCAGTCTTCTAGCCTTAAATGGATTATTTATTCTGATTCATCAGCATAATCT gGAATATCCTGACTTTTACAAAAAGCTGTACAGTCTTTTAGACCCTTCTATATATCACGTGAAGTACCGAGCCCGCTTTTTCCATTTGGCTGATCTGTTTTTGTCTTCATC TCACCTGCCAGCGTACCTGGTGGCAGCATTTATAAAGCGCCTCTCCCGGCTGGCCCTCACTGCTCCTCCCGAGGCTCTACTCATGGTCATTCCCTTCATCTGTAATCTCTTTCGGAGGCACCCCGCGTGCAAAGTGCTGGTACACAGACCTAATGGGCCAGAAG GTATGTCAGAAGATCCATATAttatggaggaggaggagccaTCGGAAAGCAGGGCTTTGGAGAGCTCGCTCTGGGAGATTCAG TCTCTACAAAACCATTATCACCCAGATGTGGCCAAGGCAGCTGCTGTCCTGAACCAGTCACTGTCTGAAATGGAGGATGACATATCAGGGCTCCTGGAGCTCTCAGCGTATGAG CTTTTTGAtaaagaagtaaagaaaaaggcagttgATGTGCCCTTGGAGTTTGAGCAAGTACGAGGTttgtttgggaagaaaaatgatgtttttGCAGAGCACTTCACTTTAGATTGA